Genomic segment of Bacteroides stercoris ATCC 43183:
ATACCGGATGCTTTGAGTTATATGCTGACCGGTGAAATGGTAACGGAATATACCATTGCCAGTACGGCGCAGTTGGTCAATGCAAACACCCGTAAACCGGAAGATGCTTTATTGCGCGAACTCGGACTGACGGAAAATAATTTCGGCCGTTTTGTTTATCCCGGTGAGAAAATAGGAACATTGACAAAGGAAGTACAGCGCATGACCGGATTGGGAGATATACCTGTAATCGCAGTTGCCGGGCATGATACGGCTTCTGCTGTGGCTTCGGTTCCTGCAATGAATCCTGATTTTGCCTATCTGAGCAGCGGAACCTGGTCTTTAATGGGAGTGGAAACGAAGGGGCCGGTTATTACAGAGGAAACCGAATCTTTGAATTTTACGAATGAAGGAGGTGTGGATGGCACTATCCGTCTATTGAAAAATATTTGTGGGATGTGGCTGTTGGAACGCTGCCGTGCGGCGTGGGGACAGACATCTTATCCGGAACTGATAGCCGAAGCGAATGCCAGTGAGCCGTTCCGCAGTCTGATTAATCCTGATGATGTCCTGTTTGCTAATCCTGCCGATATGGAACAGGCTATACAGACGTACTGTTCGGATTCTCATCAGCCTGTTCCGCATACACGGGGGCAAATTGTACGTTGTATCTTTGAGAGCCTTGCTCTGCGCTATCGTCAGGTTTTGGATAATCTTCGCACTCTTTCTCCTCACCCGATAGAGACACTTCACGTTATTGGCGGAGGAAGCCGTAATGAATTATTGAACCGTTGGACAGCCAATGCTGTCGGTATTCCTGTTGTGGCAGGCCCGTCTGAGGCTACGGCAATCGGTAATATCATGATTCAGGCATTGGCGGCGGGAACGGCAAAGGATATTGCTTCCATGCGCCAGTTGATCAATCGCTCTATTTCTTTGGAAACTTTCTATCCGGAAGATACGGACGTGTGGGATGCCGCATATTTACACTTCAAACAGGTGACAATGAATCATTAATGTTTAAAATCATATTAAATAAATCAGTATCATGAAAGAAGAATTAATAACAAAGGCTTATGAAGTGGCAAAGGAACGTTATGCTGCTCTTGGGATAGATGTGGAAAAGGTAATGGAACAGCTCCAGAAGGTTGCAATCTCCATGCACTGCTGGCAGGCCGATGATGTTATCGGCTTTGAGTCGGGCAGCTCGCTGACCGGCGGTATCCAGACTACAGGTAATTATCCCGGTAAGGCCCGTAATATGGAAGAATTGCGTAGCGACATCTTAAAGGCCGCTTCTTATATACCGGGCAAACATCGCTTGAATCTGCATGAAATTTACGGTGATTTCGGCGGTACGTTTGTTGACCGTGACCAGGTGGAAGTGAAACATTTTGAAAGCTGGATGCAATGGGCGGCTGAAAACGGGATGAAACTGGATTTCAACTCGACTTCTTTCTCACATCCTAAAAGCGGTAACTTGTCTTTAGCCAATCCGGATAAAGGCATCCGTGATTTCTGGATTGAACATACCAAGCGCTGCCGTGCCATTGCGGAAGAGATGGGACGCCGTCAGGGCGATCCTTGCATCATGAATCTTTGGGTACACGACGGTAGCAAGGATGTTACGGTAAACCGTATGAAATACCGTGAACTGTTTAAAGACTCTCTCGACCGGATTTTTGCTACGGAATATAAAAATATGAAGGACTGTCTGGAATCTAAAGTATTCGGTATCGGTCTGGAAAGCTATACAGTGGGCTCTAATGAATTCTGTGTAGGTTATAGCGTGCAACACCAGAAACTGATAACAATCGATACGGGTCACTTCCATCCTACGGAGAGTGCTGCTGATAAAGTTTCGTCCATGTTGCTGTTCGTACCCGAACTGATGCTTCATGTAAGTCGTCCGATACGTTGGGATTCCGACCATGTGACTATTATGGATGACCCGACTCTCGAACTCTTCCAGGAGATTGTCCGTTGCAATGCCTTGGACCGTGTACACATCGGTCTTGATTATTTCGATGCTTCCATCAACCGTATAGGCGCTTATGTCATCGGCACCCGTGCCGCACAGAAATGTATGTTGCGGGCATTGCTGGAACCGTTGGCTAAACTTCGCGAGTATGAGGCTGCCGGTCAGGGCTTCCAGCGTCTTGCCCTGTTGGAAGAAGCTAAAGCTTTGCCTTGGAATGCCGTTTGGGATATGTTCTGTTTGAAGAATAATGTTCCGGTAGGTGAAGAATTCATTGCTGAAATAGAAAAATACGAAGCTGAGGTTACATCCAGACGTAACTAAGTTTATCAGAGTTAGTGATAGTGTTTAGCGGGGAAAGCATATCTTTGCCCGCTACTTTCATTACTCATAGAACATTAACCGTTGATTATCATGAATACACTAATAGGATTATTAATTATCGCTGTGGGAAGCTTTGGGCAGAGCAGCTCGTATGTACCTATCAATAAAGTCAAAGGTTGGTCCTGGGAAAACTTCTGGTTGGTACAGGGCATTTTTGCCTGGCTTGTTTTTCCGCTGCTCGGCGCTTTACTTGCCATTCCTGCCGATGGCAGCCTGATAGAACTTTGGGGAGCCGGTGGTGCATTGCCGGCTATTATTTACGGTGTCCTTTGGGGTGTCGGCGGTCTGACATTCGGATTGAGTATGCGCTATTTGGGCGTTGCTTTAGGACAAAGTATAGCTTTGGGTACCTGTGCCGGTTTCGGAACCCTGTTCCCGGCTCTGTTTGCAGGGAAAGATTTGCTGCACGGTGACGGTCTGATGCTCCTTATTGGTGTTTGCATCACTTTGGCGGGAATTGCCATTATCGGTTATGCGGGCAGCCTACGCTCCAGAAATATGAGTGAGGAGGAAAAAAAGGCTGCCGTGAAAGATTTTGCGTTGACAAAAGGGTTGCTGGTTGCTTTGCTGGCAGGTGTGATGAGTGCCTGTTTTGCCCTCGGCCTGGATGCCGGAACGCCTATTAAGGAGGCGGCGCTGGCAGGTGGGGTGGCTCCGTTGTATGCCGGACTTCCTGTTATCTTTCTGGTAACTTTGGGCGGGTTCTGTACGAATGCGGCTTATTGTATCCAGCAAAATATAAAGAATAGGACGGGTAAGGAGTATTTGTCGGTCAGCGGTGATGTCCTTGTGAATAATGTTTTGTTCTGTGCTCTTGCCGGAGTATTATGGTATTCGCAATTCTTCGGTCTGGAAATGGGTAAGAGTTTTTTAGGCGGCAGTCCGATATTGCTTGCATTTTCCTGGAGTATACTGATGTCGCTGAATGTTACATTCAGTAATGTCTGGGGAATCCTGCTGAAAGAATGGAAGGGGTGCGGTTCCCGTACAATAGGCGTATTAATATTGGGATTGGCCGTTCTCATTGCTTCTATCATTGTAGTGGCGATGGCGCAAGCATGAAAATAATATCTAATAAACTGTAATTAAATAGACACATGAAATCAATTCTTGAAAATCGTCCCGAATTGGCTTATGAAGTCAATCAAGCGGCAGAAGTGGCCGGTTATCTTTGGCAAAAAGGTTGGGCGGAACGTAATGGTGGTAATATAACTTTAAACATCACTGAATATGTAGATGATGAAATCCGGGCTTTGCCGGCTATCAGCGAAGTAAAACAGATAGGAAAGGTACTCCCTTATCTGAAAGGTTGTTATTTTTATTGTAAAGGTACTCAGATGCGTATGCGTGATTTGGCACGTTGGCCTATGGCAAACGGTTCAATCATCCGTATTCTGGATGACTGTGCCAGCTACGTAATTATAGCAGACCAGCCTGTAATGCCTACATCGGAATTGCCTTCTCATCTTGCCGTGCATAATTATCTGCTTGAAAAAGGCTCTCCTTACAGAGCATCCTTGCATACACATCCTATCGAATTGATTGCTATGACCCATAACAAGAAGTTCCTGGAGAAGGATGTGGCTACCAATCTGCTTTGGAGTATGATTCCGGAAACAAAGGCGTTCTGTCCTCGTGGATTGGGTATAATCCCTTATGAATTGCCAAGTTCGGTAAAATTGGCTGACGCTACTATTGAGGCTTTGAACGATTATGATGTAGCTATGTGGGAAAAGCATGGAGTCTTTGCTGTAGATGTGGATATTATGTCTGCTTTTGACCAGGTAGATGTGTTGAATAAATCTGCACTGATTTACATTGCAGCTAAAAACATGGGCTTTGAACCGGACGGAATGAGTCAGGAACAAATGAAAGAGATGACCGTGGCTTTTAATTTACCCAAATAAAAATGAAGTATATGTACAGAATGATATTGAACGAAACCTCTTACTTCGGAGCAGGCTGTCGGAAAACAATTGCGGTGGAAGCCATGCGTAGAGGTTTTAAGAAAGCGTTCTTTGTGACAGATAAAGACCTGATCCGTTTTAAAGTCGCAGACAAAATAATTGAAGTTTTTGAAAAGAATCGTATTCCTTATGAGCTTTTCAGTGATGTAAAGGCAAATCCGACGATTGCGAACGTACAGAATGGCGTATCCGCTTTTAAAGCATCCGGTGCTGATTTTATTGTAGCGCTGGGCGGTGGCTCTTCCATTGATACGGCAAAAGGTATCGGCATTGTTGTGAATAATCCGGATTTTGCAGATGTGAAGTCATTGGAGGGTGTAGCTGCAACCCGTCATAAGGCTGTCCCGACTTTTGCATTGCCTACAACGGCTGGAACAGCCGCTGAAGTCACTATCAATTATGTGATAATTGATGAGGATGCAAAGAAGAAGATGGTCTGCGTAGACCCTAATGATATTCCGGTTGTGGCGATTGTAGACCCGGAACTGATGTATTCCATGCCGAAAGGGCTGACTGCTGCAACAGGAATGGACGCTTTGACGCATGCCATTGAAAGCTATATAACACCGGGCGCCTGGGCGATGTCCGATATGTTTGAGTTGAAAGCCATCGAAATGATTGCCGCTAATCTGAAAGCTGCGGTAGACGATGGCAATGATGTCGCTGCTCGCGAAGCGATGTCACAGGCTCAGTACATTGCCGGTATGGGATTCAGTAATGTAGGTTTGGGTATTGTTCATTCCATGGCGCATCCGTTGGGCGCTCATTATGATACTCCGCATGGAGTTGCCAATGCATTGCTGTTGCCCTATGTGATGGAATATAATGCAGAGTCTCCGGCTGCCCCCAAATATCTTCATATAGCTAAAGCTATGGGAGTAGATACGGTGGGTATGACCGAGGCAGAAGGAGTGCGTGCGGCTGTGGATGCAGTCCGGAAGCTGTCATTGAGCATTGGCATTCCTCAAAAACTACATGAGATAAATGTAAAAGAGGAAGACTTGCATCAATTGGCTGTTGATGCCTTCAATGACGTTTGCACGGGCGGTAATCCTCGTCCTACTTCTGTCGAAGATATTGAGACTTTGTATCGTAAAGCTTTTTAATTATAATTTGAATTACCATGAAGAAAACTATTATTTCATGTGTGCTGTTTTTAACAGCCGTCACTGCTTTTTCGCAAACACCAATGAAGACGGCAGCAGAAGCTAAGCTTTCGGCTTCTGACCTTGCTGTGAAAATAGCAGACCGTATCCTTGCAACTACTACTTATGAGTTTAAGAATACCAAGACCGGTAAAACCTATAAGTCTGTCAAGAACTTGCCTTTGGATATGAATGTCAAGGTTGCATGTAAATACAATAATTGGCATTATACCAATGGAGTAACCCATATCGCTTTAATGGAATTGGCCGATAAAACGGGAGCGAAGAAGTATGATGATTATGTTCTTAAAAATATGAATTTCGTATTTAACGAGGGTAATCTTGATTTCTTTAAGAAGCAGTATGAGCAGGCAATGAAAAATGAAGGATGGTATGGCGTTCGTAAGTTGAGTTGGCACATGATATTCCGTGGAAAGCGTTTGGATGATAACGGTCCTATGGGAGCCAGCCTGATTGACCTGCAGATGAAGCATCCGAATAATTCTTTCTTGAATTATATTAATGAAACAGCCGAGCACTTGAACTATGGCGAGCCTCGTTTGGCTGACGGTACTATTGCCCGTATCTGGCCTCATGAAAATACCATCTGGGCTGATGATGCTTTCATGGCTATCTCTTTCCTTGCACGTATGGCTAAGATGACCGGTGACATGAGTTATATCAATGATGCTGCCAATCAGGTAATCAAATATCACAAATATTTGTGGTGTCCCGAAAAACGGATTCTCTATCATTGCTATCATACGGATACGGACGAGCACGGTGTTGCTCATTGGAGCCGTGCCAACGGTTGGGTTTTCATGGCAACTGCCGATTTGCTTGCAGTGATGCCGCAGAATCATCCTATGCGTCCTGAGGTTTTGGAGTGCTTCCGCCGTCAATGTAGCGGTGTAGTGCGTTATCAGGGTAAGAACGGTCTTTGGCATCAGCTTCTTGATAAGGAAGATTCCTATGAGGAAATTACGGGTACGGCCATGTTTGTTTTTGGTATCGCACGTGGTGTAAAGCACGGTTGGCTGCATCCTGATTTCATTTATGCTGCCGAGCAGGGGCTGAAAGGAATGATGACACTGATGTCCGACAAAGGCGATGTGACCAAAATCTGTGTCGGAACGGGTATCATGCCGTCGCCTGCATACTACTACAACCGTCCTACCCAAGAGAATGATCCGATGGGTGAAGGACCTGTTCTCCGCGCATTGATTGAAATGATGGATGCGCCGAAGTATACAGAGATTAAGGCTGAACAGCAATACGATAAAATTGTAGTCAAAAAGTAATAATCCTTTTAGATAGTATGTTAATCCCGTCTGGAAACACAAAGATACTTCCAGACGGGACTTTTTTTATTAAATCTTCCATAGGTATCTCTTATTTCACAAATATTTCCTATTTTTGTCCCGAATCCATCATGAAGGACACGTGGTATGACTAAGAATTACAATGATTTAGGAGTGGAATTTAAGTACCTTATCGTAAATGACATGGACCAAAAGTTTGGTCTGTGGGTAAATACTGTCGGCTTTCAATCCATTCAGCCGGACTCTCCGTATCCATTGAAGGATCATCCTTCCGGTTATTTCTTTAATGCCCAGAAAGGACGTGTCTTGCGTGAGTATCAATTGGTTTATATCACGAAAGGACGGGGATTGTTTTCTTCGGAAACAACGCCGGAAAAGCAGGTATGCAAAGGACGTCTGATGGTATTGTTTCCCGGTCAATGGCATACTTATCACCCTTATCGCCAAACCGGATGGAACGAATATTATATCGGTTTTGAAGGTCCTGTCATTGATAATCTGGTGAAAGGCGGTTTCTTGTCTAAAGACAATCAAGTGCTTGAGGTGGGTTTGAATGAGGAGTTGGTGTCTCTTTTTTCCCGTGCTTTGGAAATAGCGGAAGCGGATAAAATATCTTCCCAACAGTATCTTGGCGGTATAGTGCTGCACATAGTAGGTATGATACTGTCCATTTCTAAAAATAAAATTTTTGAGGTGGGCGATGTTGATCAGAAGATTGAGCAGGCCAAGATTATAATGAATGAGAATGTCTTTAAGGATATTGATCCTGAAGAGTTGGCTATGAAATTGAATATCAGCTATTCCTGGTTCCGGAAAGTATTCAAGGACTATACAGGTTATGCACCGGCTAAATATTTCCAGGAGTTGAAGTTGCGTAAAGCCAAACAATTATTGGTTGGTACTTCTCATTCCGTTAAAGAGATTTCTTTTATGCTCGATTATAAGTCTACCGAACATTTCTTTTCATTATTTAAAAAACGCACAGGGTTTACCCCATTGGAATATCGCTCTTTTGGTCGGGAGACTGAGGTGGAGAACGAGGATTTTGATTAATGTCAAAATGAATAGTCTACTATCAAAATTGTTATAAAAACTTTGATTGTCAGATTTTTATTGGGTGAAAAGCTTCTTTTTTCTTAGGAGAAAGTCAAAAAGGATAGTATTTGTATCAGTAGGTGTATTTTGTTAAGTTTGTCTATATTTAACTTTGCATTCATAAGCTCTGTGTCCGATAACAGTTGCATCGGACGGTTAATCTTGAATTAATTAATCAACCAATTTATATTAATAGTCTATGAGAATTTTACACAAAAAGTTATGCTTGTTAATGCTTCTTTTAATAAGCTGTCATCTAAACATTCTTGCACAAGGCAAAATTATTACGGGTGTCATATTAGACAAAACGGGTGAAACAGTTATCGGTGCGAGTGTTTTAGTGAAAGGAACTACTAATGGTACTATCACAGATGTTGATGGTAACTTTACTCTTAACAATGTTCAGGAAAATGCTGTCCTACAAGTTAGTTTCGTTGGTTATAAAACTCAGGATATTGCTTTGAAAGGACAAAGCAATGTAAAAGTGACTTTGGAAGAAGATACGGAAGTTCTTGATGAAGTTGTTGTTATTGGTTACGGTTCTGTGAAGAAAAGTACTTTGACGGGGGCTGTGGCAAAAATGGATACTAAAGGAATTCAAGATCGTCCTTTGGCGCGTCCAGAAACAGCTTTGCAAGGGCAATTGGCTGGAGTAACGGTACGTACTACTACCGGTGAACCTGGTGCTGATATGCAAATTCGTGTACGTGGTGCTGCTTCGGTAAATGCTAACTCCGATCCTCTTTATGTAGTTGATGGTGTTCCTATGACTACTTTAAGTGGAATAAATCCGGCAGATATTGCTTCTATTGAAGTTTTGAAAGATGCGGCTTCTGCAGCTATTTATGGTTCTCGTGGCTCAAATGGTGTAGTTATTGTGACAACGCAGAAAGGAAAAACAGGTAAACCAAAAGTTTCTTTTAATGCTAGCGTTGGTTTTCAAACTTTGGAAAAGAAAATAGATTTACTGAGTGCTACAGAATGGATGGAGTTCAGAACAAGATGGAATGATGCTTATTATTTATCTGAAGCTCAAAAGAAAGGAATCACTAATGCTAGTATCCGCGATGATAATGCCACGCGTTTGGCAAATGTAGGAGTTAAGGTTGGTACAGATAACGCTTATTTGTATATTCTTGATGACCGTTGGTTTAATTATTTAAGTCAAGATATGAGAGATTCCCATACCTATACTCCAACTTCGGAAAGCCTTAGTCTGTTGGATTGGCAAGATGAAGTTTATCGTACCGCTATTGTACAGGATTATAGTTTGAATGTGTCCGGTGCTACTGATAATGTCAGCTATTTATTTTCTGGTGGTTATATGAACCAAGAGGGATTAGCTACAGGAACTGGCTATAAGCGTTTTTCTTTCCGTGCAAATGTAGAGTCAAAAATAAATAAATATCTTTCTATTGGAATGAATTTAGCTCCAACTTATATTGTAACAGACGGCTCGGGACGTGCTAATGGTAAGGATTCGCAAGCTCATAAAACGCTTTCTTCTGCTCCGGTTTCAGAACCGGGTGTCGGATATATGACTTACGTACAACCTAACGGCCGTTACGGATGGGCAGATACAACTTCAAGTCCAAGTTATATTTTGAATACGGATATTAGCCAAAATCGTACATTACGTATGGTCGGTAATGCTTTCTTACGTATCACTCCATTTCAGGATTTTCGAGTTGAATTGTCTGCTGCAGCAAATTATTATGATTTGGATGGAAACAAATATTCTTTTTCAAGTTCAGGCAAAGGTTGGGCAAAGGGTGAAGGCCAATCTTCTTCGGGTAGCCACTCTACAAGTCGTATTTGGAATACTTTATTACAAGCTGTAGCTAATTATGATCATACATTCAATAAGCATGGAGTAAGCGCTATGCTCGGTTTTTCGTCAGAACAATCTTCTTTAGGATATAAAACAGAACAAGGTTTCAAAGCTCCTTTTCCCAATGATGCCATTACAGGTTCGTTTGATGGTTCAAAGGTTGCCGCTGGAACTAATACAGTAACAGAACAGACACCTAATAAATTATTATCTACATTTGGTCGTTTGCAGTATAATTATGATGAACGTTATATGCTTTCGGGTAGTTTGCGTTTTGATGGAGGTTCTGTTTTCGGAGTTAATAATAAATGGGGTGTATTCCCTGCAATATCCGGTGGTTGGATTATATCTAATGAGAAATTCTTTAAGAATTGGGATCAAAAATGGTGGAATACATTGAAAATTAGAGCTAGTTATGGTGTGACAGGTAATAATTCTATCAGTAATACAGCTGCTTATGCAACTTTGACTTCTTCCGTCTATGGGGGAGCTGCAGGTTATTATACTAGTAGTTTGGGTAATGCTGATTTAGGTTGGGAGAAAACTCATAGTACGGATATTGCAGTGGACTTGGGCTTTTTGAATAACCGTATTCAATTGTCATTGGATTGGTATACAAAAAATACGACCGACTTATTATATCAAGTTCCCGTAGAAGGTGCTTCTGGTTTCAGCACTATTTGGGATAATTTAGGTGATATTCATAATGAAGGTTTTGAAATAGAGTTGAATACGCATAATTTGACAGGGAATTTTAAATGGGATACTTCATTTAATATGTCGTATAATAAGAATGAAGTAAAGAAGTTGGGTACGGATAATACTCCTATTTATTCTGGATTCTCCGGAAGCAATTACTCAAATATATTGACTGTGGGTAAAGCTGTCAATACGTACTATATGTACGATGCTATTGGAGTATGGAAAAATCAAGCTGAGATTGATGCTTATAGTGCAGCTCATAATGGACAACCCGTTACATTTGAAGGTAAACAGATTCAACCGGGTGATATCCGTTATAGAGATGTCAATAATGATGGTAAATATGATAAGGATAATGATAGAGACTATTTGGGAAGTCCAACACCTAAATTTGTATTTGGTATGACTAATAGATTCTCTTATAAGAATTTTGATTTATCAATCTTATTAACAGCACAAACTGGAGGTAAAATTTATGGTATCTTGGGACGTGCTATAGACCGTCCAAGTATGGGAGCTAAATCTAATATAATGGGGCATTGGAGAGATGCATGGTGGTCTGAAGATGAACCAGGCAACGGATCGGTTCCTTATATTTTGAGTCAAACAACTGGCACTACGCTGGATTCCAGATGGTTATATTCTTCTAATTATTTGCGTATTAAGAATCTTACTCTGGGATATAAGTTACCGATTAATCCTAAATTTATATCATATGCACGTGTATATTTGTCTATTGAGAATCTAGCCAAATGGGATAGTTATTATGGTGGGTATTCTCCAGA
This window contains:
- a CDS encoding rhamnulokinase, producing MKQCFFAVDLGATSGRTILGTFTPEGLEMEDVNRFPNHLIETGGHFYWDIYELYRHIIEGLKIVAQKNVEITSIGIDTWGVDFVCVGKDGGFLRQPYSYRDPHTAGAPEAFFKKVARKQVYEWTGIQVMNFNSLFQLDTLRRNNDSALAAADKLLFIPDALSYMLTGEMVTEYTIASTAQLVNANTRKPEDALLRELGLTENNFGRFVYPGEKIGTLTKEVQRMTGLGDIPVIAVAGHDTASAVASVPAMNPDFAYLSSGTWSLMGVETKGPVITEETESLNFTNEGGVDGTIRLLKNICGMWLLERCRAAWGQTSYPELIAEANASEPFRSLINPDDVLFANPADMEQAIQTYCSDSHQPVPHTRGQIVRCIFESLALRYRQVLDNLRTLSPHPIETLHVIGGGSRNELLNRWTANAVGIPVVAGPSEATAIGNIMIQALAAGTAKDIASMRQLINRSISLETFYPEDTDVWDAAYLHFKQVTMNH
- a CDS encoding L-rhamnose isomerase gives rise to the protein MKEELITKAYEVAKERYAALGIDVEKVMEQLQKVAISMHCWQADDVIGFESGSSLTGGIQTTGNYPGKARNMEELRSDILKAASYIPGKHRLNLHEIYGDFGGTFVDRDQVEVKHFESWMQWAAENGMKLDFNSTSFSHPKSGNLSLANPDKGIRDFWIEHTKRCRAIAEEMGRRQGDPCIMNLWVHDGSKDVTVNRMKYRELFKDSLDRIFATEYKNMKDCLESKVFGIGLESYTVGSNEFCVGYSVQHQKLITIDTGHFHPTESAADKVSSMLLFVPELMLHVSRPIRWDSDHVTIMDDPTLELFQEIVRCNALDRVHIGLDYFDASINRIGAYVIGTRAAQKCMLRALLEPLAKLREYEAAGQGFQRLALLEEAKALPWNAVWDMFCLKNNVPVGEEFIAEIEKYEAEVTSRRN
- the rhaT gene encoding L-rhamnose/proton symporter RhaT, whose amino-acid sequence is MNTLIGLLIIAVGSFGQSSSYVPINKVKGWSWENFWLVQGIFAWLVFPLLGALLAIPADGSLIELWGAGGALPAIIYGVLWGVGGLTFGLSMRYLGVALGQSIALGTCAGFGTLFPALFAGKDLLHGDGLMLLIGVCITLAGIAIIGYAGSLRSRNMSEEEKKAAVKDFALTKGLLVALLAGVMSACFALGLDAGTPIKEAALAGGVAPLYAGLPVIFLVTLGGFCTNAAYCIQQNIKNRTGKEYLSVSGDVLVNNVLFCALAGVLWYSQFFGLEMGKSFLGGSPILLAFSWSILMSLNVTFSNVWGILLKEWKGCGSRTIGVLILGLAVLIASIIVVAMAQA
- the rhaD gene encoding rhamnulose-1-phosphate aldolase, with product MKSILENRPELAYEVNQAAEVAGYLWQKGWAERNGGNITLNITEYVDDEIRALPAISEVKQIGKVLPYLKGCYFYCKGTQMRMRDLARWPMANGSIIRILDDCASYVIIADQPVMPTSELPSHLAVHNYLLEKGSPYRASLHTHPIELIAMTHNKKFLEKDVATNLLWSMIPETKAFCPRGLGIIPYELPSSVKLADATIEALNDYDVAMWEKHGVFAVDVDIMSAFDQVDVLNKSALIYIAAKNMGFEPDGMSQEQMKEMTVAFNLPK
- the fucO gene encoding lactaldehyde reductase, encoding MYRMILNETSYFGAGCRKTIAVEAMRRGFKKAFFVTDKDLIRFKVADKIIEVFEKNRIPYELFSDVKANPTIANVQNGVSAFKASGADFIVALGGGSSIDTAKGIGIVVNNPDFADVKSLEGVAATRHKAVPTFALPTTAGTAAEVTINYVIIDEDAKKKMVCVDPNDIPVVAIVDPELMYSMPKGLTAATGMDALTHAIESYITPGAWAMSDMFELKAIEMIAANLKAAVDDGNDVAAREAMSQAQYIAGMGFSNVGLGIVHSMAHPLGAHYDTPHGVANALLLPYVMEYNAESPAAPKYLHIAKAMGVDTVGMTEAEGVRAAVDAVRKLSLSIGIPQKLHEINVKEEDLHQLAVDAFNDVCTGGNPRPTSVEDIETLYRKAF
- a CDS encoding glycoside hydrolase family 105 protein; translation: MKKTIISCVLFLTAVTAFSQTPMKTAAEAKLSASDLAVKIADRILATTTYEFKNTKTGKTYKSVKNLPLDMNVKVACKYNNWHYTNGVTHIALMELADKTGAKKYDDYVLKNMNFVFNEGNLDFFKKQYEQAMKNEGWYGVRKLSWHMIFRGKRLDDNGPMGASLIDLQMKHPNNSFLNYINETAEHLNYGEPRLADGTIARIWPHENTIWADDAFMAISFLARMAKMTGDMSYINDAANQVIKYHKYLWCPEKRILYHCYHTDTDEHGVAHWSRANGWVFMATADLLAVMPQNHPMRPEVLECFRRQCSGVVRYQGKNGLWHQLLDKEDSYEEITGTAMFVFGIARGVKHGWLHPDFIYAAEQGLKGMMTLMSDKGDVTKICVGTGIMPSPAYYYNRPTQENDPMGEGPVLRALIEMMDAPKYTEIKAEQQYDKIVVKK
- a CDS encoding AraC family transcriptional regulator → MTKNYNDLGVEFKYLIVNDMDQKFGLWVNTVGFQSIQPDSPYPLKDHPSGYFFNAQKGRVLREYQLVYITKGRGLFSSETTPEKQVCKGRLMVLFPGQWHTYHPYRQTGWNEYYIGFEGPVIDNLVKGGFLSKDNQVLEVGLNEELVSLFSRALEIAEADKISSQQYLGGIVLHIVGMILSISKNKIFEVGDVDQKIEQAKIIMNENVFKDIDPEELAMKLNISYSWFRKVFKDYTGYAPAKYFQELKLRKAKQLLVGTSHSVKEISFMLDYKSTEHFFSLFKKRTGFTPLEYRSFGRETEVENEDFD
- a CDS encoding SusC/RagA family TonB-linked outer membrane protein is translated as MLLLISCHLNILAQGKIITGVILDKTGETVIGASVLVKGTTNGTITDVDGNFTLNNVQENAVLQVSFVGYKTQDIALKGQSNVKVTLEEDTEVLDEVVVIGYGSVKKSTLTGAVAKMDTKGIQDRPLARPETALQGQLAGVTVRTTTGEPGADMQIRVRGAASVNANSDPLYVVDGVPMTTLSGINPADIASIEVLKDAASAAIYGSRGSNGVVIVTTQKGKTGKPKVSFNASVGFQTLEKKIDLLSATEWMEFRTRWNDAYYLSEAQKKGITNASIRDDNATRLANVGVKVGTDNAYLYILDDRWFNYLSQDMRDSHTYTPTSESLSLLDWQDEVYRTAIVQDYSLNVSGATDNVSYLFSGGYMNQEGLATGTGYKRFSFRANVESKINKYLSIGMNLAPTYIVTDGSGRANGKDSQAHKTLSSAPVSEPGVGYMTYVQPNGRYGWADTTSSPSYILNTDISQNRTLRMVGNAFLRITPFQDFRVELSAAANYYDLDGNKYSFSSSGKGWAKGEGQSSSGSHSTSRIWNTLLQAVANYDHTFNKHGVSAMLGFSSEQSSLGYKTEQGFKAPFPNDAITGSFDGSKVAAGTNTVTEQTPNKLLSTFGRLQYNYDERYMLSGSLRFDGGSVFGVNNKWGVFPAISGGWIISNEKFFKNWDQKWWNTLKIRASYGVTGNNSISNTAAYATLTSSVYGGAAGYYTSSLGNADLGWEKTHSTDIAVDLGFLNNRIQLSLDWYTKNTTDLLYQVPVEGASGFSTIWDNLGDIHNEGFEIELNTHNLTGNFKWDTSFNMSYNKNEVKKLGTDNTPIYSGFSGSNYSNILTVGKAVNTYYMYDAIGVWKNQAEIDAYSAAHNGQPVTFEGKQIQPGDIRYRDVNNDGKYDKDNDRDYLGSPTPKFVFGMTNRFSYKNFDLSILLTAQTGGKIYGILGRAIDRPSMGAKSNIMGHWRDAWWSEDEPGNGSVPYILSQTTGTTLDSRWLYSSNYLRIKNLTLGYKLPINPKFISYARVYLSIENLAKWDSYYGGYSPEAANVGSGPGGASALGLDYGGYPNARTFTFGINVNF